One Rhodococcus sp. P1Y DNA window includes the following coding sequences:
- the xylB gene encoding xylulokinase encodes MSRRVVVGIDSSTQSCKAEVRDADSGALLASGSAPHTPAFPPCSEQEPSSWWDALVIAVRTALGTLGDVQVAAMAVAAQCHGLVLLGENDEPLRPAKLWNDTTGADQLAKLVDTIGGPEWVRRIGSLPTAAFTIAKLAWVAENEPSVLDATRRILLPHDYLTFRLTGRAVTDRSDASGTGYFDATTDTWLPEFLEAAAGPRDWLPMLPSVLGGSEPAGYLTERAATELGITGPVLVGAGAGDQHAAYLGLGLSDGDQYVGLGTSGVFATSTRSPVFDEAGIVNGVSDTTGGYMPLICTLNAARVGDTAARILGTDHAGLAELALSAGPTVGPTLVPFLDGERTPNRPYARGLLSDLTSATTREEMARAFLEGPLLSLLAGRDALRSFGIRCDGPMTVVGGGARSRATLQLLADLSGHTVTVPDADEATARGACVQAAAVAAQMDSSAMVELSSRWAPPARTTVEPRDTGRDLEAVRRQWAEAAAVDSLDRRGTA; translated from the coding sequence ATGAGCCGGCGCGTAGTCGTCGGAATCGACTCCTCGACCCAGTCGTGCAAGGCAGAGGTCCGCGACGCCGACTCCGGAGCGCTGTTGGCGTCCGGGTCAGCCCCACACACCCCGGCGTTCCCTCCGTGCAGTGAGCAAGAGCCCAGCTCGTGGTGGGACGCATTGGTCATCGCGGTCCGCACCGCCCTCGGCACCCTCGGCGACGTGCAGGTCGCCGCCATGGCCGTCGCCGCGCAGTGCCACGGGTTGGTCCTGCTCGGCGAGAACGACGAACCGCTCCGGCCCGCAAAACTGTGGAACGACACGACCGGAGCCGACCAACTCGCGAAGTTGGTGGACACCATCGGCGGCCCGGAATGGGTGCGCCGCATCGGTTCACTCCCCACCGCGGCGTTCACCATTGCAAAGTTGGCCTGGGTTGCCGAGAACGAACCATCGGTGCTGGACGCGACCCGCCGCATCCTTCTTCCGCACGACTACCTGACGTTCCGGCTCACCGGCCGCGCGGTCACCGACCGTTCGGATGCCTCGGGCACCGGGTACTTCGACGCGACGACCGATACCTGGCTCCCCGAGTTCCTCGAAGCCGCAGCGGGTCCACGCGACTGGCTACCTATGTTGCCGTCCGTTCTCGGCGGCTCGGAACCAGCCGGATACCTGACCGAACGCGCTGCCACGGAACTCGGCATCACCGGACCCGTACTCGTGGGGGCAGGCGCAGGAGACCAGCACGCCGCGTACCTCGGTCTCGGTTTGAGCGACGGCGATCAATACGTCGGACTCGGAACTTCGGGTGTTTTCGCCACCTCGACACGTTCCCCGGTGTTCGACGAAGCAGGCATCGTCAACGGCGTTTCCGACACCACCGGCGGATACATGCCGCTCATCTGCACGCTCAACGCCGCACGCGTCGGTGACACAGCGGCAAGAATCCTCGGCACCGACCACGCTGGATTGGCAGAGCTCGCGCTGTCGGCCGGTCCGACCGTGGGACCGACGTTGGTTCCGTTCCTGGACGGTGAGCGCACGCCGAATCGTCCGTACGCACGTGGACTGCTGTCGGACCTGACGTCGGCGACCACACGCGAGGAGATGGCCCGAGCGTTCCTCGAAGGTCCACTGCTGTCGCTGCTGGCGGGTCGGGATGCACTGCGCTCCTTCGGGATCCGGTGCGACGGACCGATGACCGTGGTCGGCGGCGGTGCCCGTTCGCGCGCCACGCTACAGCTTCTGGCCGACCTTTCCGGCCACACCGTGACGGTCCCCGACGCCGATGAGGCAACCGCTCGCGGCGCGTGCGTCCAAGCTGCCGCCGTTGCCGCACAGATGGATTCGTCCGCCATGGTCGAGCTTTCTTCCCGGTGGGCACCCCCCGCGCGTACCACGGTGGAACCTCGGGACACCGGACGTGACCTCGAGGCGGTTCGACGCCAGTGGGCCGAGGCAGCAGCGGTGGACAGCCTCGACAGAAGAGGCACAGCATGA
- a CDS encoding SIS domain-containing protein — protein sequence MSTLDDADLRRLARTVLVREAAGVESLAGAVESSVVRIAHALVETSGKVITTGSGTSGIMAERLAHLLAVCGTPALYLPAMDALHGGMGAIGTDDLVLALSKTGRSAELTDLVTRLVSRGVRVVAVTEAANSALGRAATDIAELPATAPDADPGNMIALASTLAVGAWGDALSVVAMALNGHTLHDVVESHPAGGVGTRDDVLNSTNAPVVGL from the coding sequence ATGAGCACGCTCGACGACGCGGATCTGCGCCGTCTCGCACGCACCGTCCTGGTGCGCGAGGCAGCAGGCGTCGAATCGCTGGCTGGTGCCGTGGAATCGAGCGTGGTCCGCATCGCACACGCACTCGTGGAGACCAGCGGCAAAGTCATCACCACCGGGTCCGGTACCAGCGGGATCATGGCCGAGCGTTTGGCACACCTACTGGCGGTGTGCGGAACGCCTGCGCTGTATCTGCCGGCGATGGACGCGCTCCACGGCGGGATGGGCGCCATCGGAACCGACGATCTCGTCCTAGCTCTGTCCAAGACGGGTCGATCCGCCGAGCTGACTGATCTCGTGACCCGGCTCGTCTCACGAGGTGTACGCGTGGTGGCCGTCACCGAGGCCGCTAACTCCGCACTCGGTAGGGCTGCAACCGATATTGCCGAGCTTCCCGCGACGGCACCCGACGCCGACCCCGGCAACATGATCGCGCTTGCCAGCACCCTCGCAGTCGGTGCATGGGGCGACGCCCTCAGCGTCGTTGCGATGGCGTTGAACGGCCACACCTTGCACGATGTCGTCGAATCCCATCCCGCGGGAGGCGTCGGAACACGCGATGACGTCCTGAACTCGACCAACGCACCGGTGGTCGGACTATGA
- a CDS encoding NAD(P)-dependent alcohol dehydrogenase: MTTATPTPPASSMRASVMTGVRTLEIEDRPVPTPAQHEVLIEVAAVGVCGSDVHYYREGRIGDFVVDDPMILGHELSGRIVAVGHGVDPSRVGQRVAVEPQHPCRRCTQCMAGRYNLCPDMKFYATPPVDGAFCRYVTIDTAFAHSVPDSVSDEAAALLEPLSVAVTTMRKAGIVPGSSILIAGAGPIGIITAQAARAFGAGRIVVSDPVESRRERALTFGATEVIDPMSQDVAALNPQVDAFVDASGAVPAVQSGIRAVGPAGRVVLVGMGADNYPLPISHIQNLEITVTGVFRYTDTWPAAIHLVSSGLIDLDRLVTGRYDLEHVADALDSDTDPASLKSIVVPS, translated from the coding sequence ATGACCACCGCCACTCCAACACCTCCCGCATCGTCGATGCGCGCGAGCGTGATGACCGGCGTGCGCACGCTCGAGATCGAGGACCGACCGGTCCCGACACCGGCGCAGCACGAAGTCTTGATCGAGGTGGCCGCAGTCGGCGTCTGCGGATCGGACGTCCACTACTACCGCGAAGGGCGCATCGGCGACTTCGTGGTCGACGACCCGATGATTCTCGGACACGAATTGTCCGGACGCATCGTCGCTGTCGGTCACGGCGTCGATCCGAGCCGCGTCGGCCAGCGCGTCGCCGTCGAACCACAGCATCCATGCCGTCGCTGCACCCAGTGCATGGCAGGACGGTACAACCTGTGCCCCGACATGAAGTTCTACGCGACGCCTCCCGTGGACGGTGCGTTCTGCCGCTACGTCACCATCGACACCGCGTTCGCCCACTCGGTCCCGGATTCGGTGTCCGACGAAGCTGCAGCGCTACTCGAACCACTGTCTGTTGCAGTCACCACGATGCGTAAGGCGGGCATCGTCCCCGGTTCGTCGATCCTGATCGCCGGAGCCGGCCCGATCGGCATCATCACCGCTCAAGCCGCTCGTGCCTTCGGCGCCGGGCGCATCGTCGTCTCCGACCCCGTCGAATCCAGACGTGAGCGCGCGCTGACATTCGGTGCAACCGAAGTGATCGACCCGATGAGCCAGGACGTTGCAGCACTGAACCCGCAGGTCGACGCGTTCGTCGACGCGAGTGGAGCGGTCCCCGCAGTGCAAAGCGGTATTCGTGCCGTCGGCCCCGCCGGCCGTGTCGTGCTGGTCGGCATGGGCGCCGACAACTACCCACTACCCATCAGCCATATCCAGAACTTGGAAATCACCGTCACCGGCGTGTTTCGCTACACCGACACCTGGCCGGCTGCAATCCATCTCGTGTCCTCGGGATTGATCGACCTGGACCGACTCGTCACCGGACGCTACGACCTCGAGCACGTCGCCGACGCGCTCGACAGTGACACCGACCCTGCCAGCCTCAAATCGATAGTGGTGCCTTCATGA
- a CDS encoding sugar-binding transcriptional regulator, producing the protein MSQEQVLRRVGPEELIQRGLIARRYYVDNRTRVQIAEEFGLSRFKVARILEEAVASGMVEITVHAPESIDIELSHALKKTFGLRMAFAVRTASDDQQVLWDAVGRVTADLVGEIVNPTDVLGIDCGRTLSSMTTHLNTIAACDVVQLTGMAGSVGATSAELVRRITALGGGRAWSIYAPLIVSDSQTCAALRSSRGIQETFSHHASVTKAVVSIGAWSPGLSQVYDLLTPAEADEWSARGVVAESCGLLLDRDGRRIDGLDDRRMGVAEQTLRGIDTVIAIVAGQAKREAVLAVLQSGLVSSLVVDATTAAGLIA; encoded by the coding sequence ATGTCTCAGGAGCAGGTACTACGCAGGGTTGGGCCCGAGGAGTTGATCCAGCGTGGCCTCATCGCCCGTAGGTACTACGTCGACAATCGAACCCGGGTACAGATTGCGGAGGAGTTCGGACTGTCGCGGTTCAAGGTCGCCAGAATCCTCGAAGAAGCCGTTGCGTCGGGCATGGTCGAGATCACCGTCCATGCACCGGAGTCCATCGACATCGAGCTTTCTCATGCGTTGAAGAAGACCTTCGGATTGCGCATGGCTTTCGCGGTGCGGACCGCCAGCGACGATCAGCAGGTCCTGTGGGATGCGGTGGGACGTGTCACTGCCGACCTCGTCGGCGAGATCGTCAACCCTACCGATGTGCTCGGAATCGACTGCGGCCGAACGTTATCGAGCATGACGACGCATCTGAACACCATCGCCGCGTGTGACGTGGTGCAGCTGACCGGAATGGCGGGCTCGGTCGGCGCCACGTCCGCCGAATTGGTTCGGCGAATCACTGCGCTCGGCGGCGGTCGAGCGTGGTCGATCTACGCGCCTCTCATTGTCTCCGACTCGCAGACGTGTGCGGCGCTGCGAAGCAGCCGAGGAATTCAGGAGACGTTCAGCCACCATGCATCGGTAACGAAAGCGGTTGTCTCCATTGGTGCATGGAGCCCGGGGTTGTCTCAGGTCTACGATTTGCTGACCCCTGCCGAGGCTGACGAATGGAGTGCCCGAGGCGTGGTCGCCGAGTCGTGTGGCCTTCTGCTCGACCGCGACGGTAGGCGAATCGACGGTCTCGACGATCGTCGAATGGGGGTTGCGGAGCAGACGCTTCGAGGGATCGACACCGTCATTGCCATCGTTGCGGGGCAAGCGAAAAGGGAAGCGGTGCTGGCAGTTCTGCAGTCGGGCCTTGTTTCGTCGCTGGTCGTGGACGCAACAACGGCGGCGGGGTTGATTGCGTAG